In Myxococcus stipitatus, the following are encoded in one genomic region:
- a CDS encoding VOC family protein, with amino-acid sequence MRVTASAVSLNVDDVVASASFVKRHFGFTEDMSADGFVSLSRKDVGFQLIYLRKGLATLKPESLKHQRAEGTLVVFVVDDVDAEYRRLQEEGVAVLTPIETESWGERYFQVADANGVIIQFVQWVQAPPGSGA; translated from the coding sequence ATGCGCGTCACCGCGTCCGCTGTCTCCTTGAATGTCGATGATGTCGTCGCGTCCGCGTCGTTCGTGAAGCGCCACTTCGGCTTCACCGAGGACATGTCCGCGGACGGGTTCGTGTCCCTGTCGCGCAAGGATGTGGGCTTCCAGCTCATCTACCTGCGCAAGGGGCTGGCGACGCTGAAGCCGGAGTCACTGAAGCACCAGCGGGCGGAGGGGACGCTCGTCGTCTTCGTGGTCGACGACGTCGACGCGGAGTACCGGCGGCTCCAGGAGGAAGGGGTGGCGGTGCTCACGCCCATCGAGACGGAGTCGTGGGGCGAGCGCTACTTCCAGGTGGCGGACGCCAATGGCGTCATCATCCAGTTCGTCCAGTGGGTCCAGGCGCCGCCGGGGTCGGGAGCCTGA
- a CDS encoding caspase family protein, producing MRLGGEALPLEELQRLLSEVPATVTVAVLDACHSGALVRGRSKGLKSAPAFDVSFLQQVGPRGRVFIASAGAHEVAQESDSLRGSFFTHHLISGLRGAADVDADGRVSLTGAYGHVYHRTLAGSHASTAAVQHPELSSQLSGEGDLFLTTFSRAHARLELPPRVGDSVVLVDERTLQVMAEVEPRGEVPVRVALPAGRYRVQVRRGLQVLYGKVYLSWGDEQRLNPEALEVRTLALHQRKGALLEASNWRLQVALGAGRSSTQLGGWGPQVGVMFARESLGGLGLSFLGGLSLGGTRGSTSAQSFEHVELGLWSGLGLAGTMGRVWMGAQAGAGVLGLAQRATSPDAARRRELGLPTRRARAGFAALSAEVPVSARMGLFARLGGHAALMREDAKLRMQLAPQLMLGCTWGL from the coding sequence TTGCGCCTGGGCGGCGAGGCCCTCCCGCTCGAGGAGCTGCAACGCCTGTTGTCCGAAGTCCCCGCCACCGTCACCGTCGCGGTGCTGGACGCGTGTCACAGTGGCGCGCTCGTGCGAGGTCGCTCCAAGGGCCTCAAGTCCGCGCCCGCCTTCGATGTCTCCTTCCTCCAACAGGTGGGACCGCGGGGGCGCGTGTTCATCGCCTCGGCGGGAGCGCACGAGGTGGCGCAGGAGTCGGACAGCCTCCGGGGCTCCTTCTTCACGCACCATCTGATTTCAGGCCTGCGGGGCGCCGCGGACGTGGACGCGGACGGCCGTGTCTCGCTCACGGGGGCCTATGGCCACGTCTACCACCGCACGCTGGCGGGCTCTCATGCCTCCACGGCGGCGGTGCAGCATCCGGAGCTTTCCAGCCAGCTCTCGGGAGAAGGGGACTTGTTCCTCACCACGTTCTCGCGAGCCCACGCGCGGCTCGAGCTTCCTCCTCGCGTGGGAGACAGCGTCGTGCTCGTGGACGAGCGCACGCTGCAGGTCATGGCGGAAGTGGAGCCTCGAGGTGAGGTGCCGGTGCGTGTCGCGCTGCCCGCTGGACGCTATCGGGTCCAGGTGCGGCGGGGGCTCCAGGTGCTCTACGGCAAGGTGTACCTGTCCTGGGGGGACGAGCAGCGCTTGAATCCCGAGGCCCTGGAGGTTCGCACGCTGGCCCTGCACCAGCGAAAGGGCGCGCTCCTGGAGGCCAGCAACTGGCGGCTTCAAGTGGCGCTGGGGGCGGGCCGCTCGTCGACGCAGCTGGGCGGCTGGGGACCACAGGTGGGCGTGATGTTCGCGCGCGAGAGCTTGGGAGGGTTGGGGCTGTCCTTCCTCGGAGGGCTCAGCCTGGGGGGCACCCGGGGCTCCACTAGCGCGCAGAGCTTCGAACATGTGGAGCTGGGGCTCTGGAGTGGCCTGGGGTTGGCGGGCACGATGGGGCGTGTCTGGATGGGCGCCCAAGCGGGCGCCGGCGTGCTGGGGCTGGCCCAACGCGCGACGAGCCCGGATGCGGCGCGGCGCCGTGAGTTGGGCCTTCCCACGCGACGGGCTCGCGCGGGCTTCGCCGCGCTCTCCGCGGAGGTGCCGGTGAGCGCGCGCATGGGCCTCTTCGCGAGGCTGGGTGGCCATGCCGCGTTGATGCGCGAGGACGCGAAGCTCAGGATGCAACTCGCGCCACAACTGATGCTCGGTTGCACCTGGGGACTGTGA
- a CDS encoding DUF2809 domain-containing protein produces the protein MIPLGLASRRKSLPWPAFFATYAGDTLWALLVYLLVRFVAPRRAALTVAAVALTFSFAIEFSQDYHAPWLDAARRTLPGRLVLGAGFLWSDLLCYFVGVLVGLGLDVALLTGRRPDRASGA, from the coding sequence GTGATTCCCCTGGGACTGGCTTCGCGGAGGAAGTCGCTCCCGTGGCCCGCCTTCTTCGCCACCTATGCGGGCGACACGCTGTGGGCGCTGCTCGTGTACCTGCTCGTGCGCTTCGTCGCGCCTCGCCGGGCCGCGCTCACCGTGGCCGCTGTCGCGCTCACGTTCTCCTTCGCCATCGAGTTCAGCCAGGACTACCACGCGCCCTGGTTGGATGCCGCGCGCCGCACGCTGCCGGGGCGCCTGGTGCTGGGGGCGGGGTTCCTCTGGAGTGATCTGCTCTGCTACTTCGTGGGGGTGCTCGTCGGCCTGGGCCTCGACGTCGCCCTGTTGACGGGACGGCGTCCGGACCGTGCATCAGGGGCGTGA
- a CDS encoding tetratricopeptide repeat protein, whose amino-acid sequence MPRHLLTLASLLLVAACKTTAPVTAAPAVSRPKASAPTPAAQALEERLDVARRSTDGAAKQRDFAALREELQKAVHQTPEDAHLHYLLGRASFYLEQDPEARREFDLEISLAPDVAEYHYLKGHFLQFNQDLQGAAVEMSRATELEPRSSKYWAGLGSLLAHANENDDALKAFHRALALKPNDAGLAGEVGLLLLSMGKEAEAFEYLGKTTAEHPTDEMLQYSIGQAYQNKGDHPNALLHFQAASQKMPDDWRTLAKLVQEHESLNQSVERDAVRSRLMKLHAEGNVESSFFVREQFQVGDAKVMVAENFKLEGPWAVRYTFYVTKPKPGGVALESRMSLGSYEFTQRAKTRSPSPSTERIFHFDYYEGNSQHLTYAFFDGEPSYEDTRKLAVAVLRDEVKPLSGTAVHRE is encoded by the coding sequence ATGCCTCGACACCTCTTGACTCTCGCCTCGCTGCTCTTGGTTGCAGCATGCAAGACGACCGCGCCTGTGACCGCAGCGCCCGCCGTTTCAAGGCCCAAGGCCTCGGCTCCGACTCCTGCCGCCCAGGCGCTGGAAGAGCGCCTGGATGTTGCCCGGCGCAGTACCGATGGGGCCGCAAAGCAGCGCGACTTCGCGGCGCTTCGAGAGGAGCTCCAGAAGGCGGTCCATCAGACGCCTGAAGATGCGCATCTGCATTACCTGTTGGGGAGGGCCTCTTTCTATCTTGAACAGGACCCCGAGGCACGACGGGAGTTCGATCTGGAGATTTCCCTGGCGCCGGATGTCGCGGAGTATCACTACCTCAAGGGGCACTTCCTGCAATTCAACCAGGACCTTCAAGGAGCCGCCGTCGAGATGTCGCGCGCGACGGAGCTCGAGCCGCGGTCATCAAAATATTGGGCGGGGTTGGGCTCGCTGCTGGCGCACGCGAACGAGAACGATGACGCGTTGAAGGCTTTCCATCGCGCACTGGCGCTCAAGCCGAACGACGCCGGACTCGCGGGTGAGGTGGGCCTGCTGCTGCTGTCCATGGGAAAAGAAGCCGAGGCCTTTGAGTACCTGGGAAAGACGACGGCCGAGCATCCGACGGATGAAATGCTTCAGTACAGCATCGGGCAGGCGTATCAGAACAAGGGAGACCACCCGAACGCGCTGCTGCACTTCCAGGCGGCATCCCAGAAGATGCCAGACGACTGGCGGACGCTCGCGAAGTTGGTGCAAGAGCATGAATCGCTGAACCAGTCCGTGGAGCGTGATGCGGTGAGGTCTCGGCTGATGAAGCTCCATGCCGAAGGAAACGTGGAGAGTTCGTTCTTCGTCCGCGAGCAGTTCCAGGTCGGCGATGCAAAGGTGATGGTCGCGGAGAACTTCAAGCTCGAGGGCCCGTGGGCCGTGCGCTACACGTTCTACGTGACGAAGCCCAAGCCTGGCGGTGTTGCGCTGGAATCGAGGATGAGCCTTGGCTCGTATGAGTTCACCCAGCGCGCGAAGACCCGCAGTCCTTCACCCAGCACTGAGCGGATTTTCCACTTTGACTACTATGAGGGGAACTCCCAGCATTTGACCTATGCGTTCTTTGATGGGGAGCCGTCTTATGAAGACACACGCAAGCTGGCGGTGGCGGTGCTTCGCGACGAGGTGAAGCCCCTCTCCGGGACAGCGGTCCATCGCGAATAG
- a CDS encoding TetR/AcrR family transcriptional regulator encodes MASHRSGAGDPARTLELLWRKDLPTPSGQRGPKPTLSVDAIVVGGIALADEEGLDALTMRKLAERLSVGPMTLYTYVPGKAELVDLMLDGLYARMERRAPKGTGWRARLEAVAHDNRALHERHGWLAGVSTLRPPLGPGLMAKYEYELGALDGIGLDDVEMDAALTFVLGFVESTARASAAATAARRESSQSDEEWWSANAPLLSRILDPARHPLAARVGSAAGAAHGATLDPDHAFHFGLERVLDGLVVLVSRKGRKRPGPPRQAP; translated from the coding sequence ATGGCCTCTCATCGCAGTGGGGCGGGTGACCCGGCCCGGACGCTGGAGCTTCTGTGGCGCAAAGACCTCCCCACTCCTTCGGGGCAGCGTGGCCCCAAGCCCACGCTGAGCGTGGATGCCATCGTCGTCGGGGGCATCGCGCTCGCGGATGAGGAGGGCCTGGACGCGCTGACCATGCGCAAGCTGGCCGAGCGCCTGTCGGTCGGCCCGATGACGCTCTACACCTATGTCCCCGGCAAGGCGGAGCTGGTGGACCTGATGCTCGACGGGCTCTATGCGCGCATGGAGCGGCGCGCGCCGAAGGGCACGGGCTGGCGTGCGCGGCTGGAGGCGGTGGCCCATGACAACCGCGCCCTGCACGAGCGCCACGGATGGCTCGCGGGGGTGTCCACGCTGCGCCCGCCACTTGGCCCCGGGCTGATGGCGAAATACGAGTACGAGTTGGGCGCGCTCGACGGCATCGGGCTGGACGACGTGGAGATGGATGCCGCGTTGACCTTCGTGCTCGGCTTCGTCGAGTCCACGGCGCGCGCCTCCGCCGCGGCCACGGCCGCTCGACGGGAGTCCTCCCAGAGCGACGAGGAGTGGTGGAGCGCGAACGCGCCGCTCCTGTCACGCATCCTCGACCCGGCACGCCACCCCCTCGCCGCGCGCGTCGGCTCCGCCGCGGGCGCGGCGCACGGCGCCACGCTCGACCCGGACCATGCCTTCCACTTCGGCCTCGAGCGCGTCCTCGACGGCCTCGTTGTCCTCGTCTCGCGCAAGGGCCGCAAGCGCCCAGGGCCTCCGCGACAGGCCCCGTGA
- a CDS encoding nuclear transport factor 2 family protein produces the protein MSRHSLSSVVLGMMLLTEPVLAQSPAAPAAPAAPAAPARLPDVALPPALDRVLRDYERAWRAGDAAALASLFTEDGFVLQSNRPPVRGRAAIRAAYEGNAGGPLQLRALAFATEGTSGYIIGAYGYGNSSVDIGKFTLTLRRAPGGPWLIVSDMDNMNAPPRQR, from the coding sequence ATGAGCCGCCATAGCCTTTCGTCCGTCGTCCTCGGCATGATGCTGTTGACTGAGCCAGTTCTGGCGCAGAGTCCCGCCGCTCCCGCCGCTCCCGCCGCTCCCGCCGCTCCCGCACGACTTCCCGATGTCGCATTGCCCCCTGCGTTGGACCGCGTGCTGCGCGACTACGAGCGGGCATGGCGCGCAGGCGACGCGGCCGCACTGGCCTCGCTGTTTACGGAAGATGGGTTCGTACTCCAAAGCAATCGCCCGCCTGTCCGTGGTCGTGCGGCCATCCGGGCCGCTTATGAGGGCAATGCCGGCGGTCCATTGCAGCTACGTGCACTCGCGTTCGCCACCGAAGGCACGAGCGGATACATCATCGGCGCATACGGTTACGGCAATAGCTCCGTCGACATAGGGAAGTTCACTCTCACCCTGCGTCGTGCACCTGGTGGGCCGTGGCTGATCGTCTCGGACATGGACAACATGAACGCACCGCCGCGACAGCGGTAG
- the hrpA gene encoding ATP-dependent RNA helicase HrpA encodes MSGDSPAPTLDGLPTLRFPPELPISSRVEDITAAIAAHQVVIVAGATGSGKTTQLPKILLAMGRGRPRQIGVTQPRRIAATSVAARVARELGTELGTDVGYQIRFEDRSSRSTAVKFMTDGVLLAQIHSDPLLRRYDTIVLDEAHERSLTIDFLLGWLKRILPRRPDLKVVVSSATIETERFSQFFGGAPVIQVEGRTFPVDVLYEPPPEDDELADSVADAVANILSLDPDGDVLVFLPGEREIREAENALNARNLRGTVVQPLYSRLSASEQSRVFASIPERRVILSTNVAETSVTLPGIVYVVDTGVARLSRYDSRSGVTRLHIEPVSQASADQRKGRCGRVREGICVRLYDEASFTSRPAFTDPEIKRTGLAGVILRMKSLGLGDVEDFPFLDPPQPKAIAEGWRVLEELGAIEGKERTLTPMGNQLARFPVDPRIARMILAGAEYGCLDEVLIVAAALNLQDPRERPRELAQKADALHVRFRDEHSDFMGLLKLWAFVREADSRGTSHLRRVCRDNFLSFLRVREWRDVQRQLEETVRELRLPRKGQGAPVRGDVLHQALLTGLLSRIGQWNPEQRFYTGAKQTRFMVHPSSALGKKPPAWVMAFELVETSQLFARTVAKLDPEWLAAAAPHLLKRSYSEPHWSEKSARAIVKESATLFGLTVFKERPVALASMDPERARLMFLEHALVRGEYRTRGAFQEKNLQVLERVARLRDKARKSELLDNEALLSFFDQRVPADVTDGAGFEVWRRKAEAADPGVLVLSMEDALAYDPGLSPASYPDAVSLHGASVPVTYTFDPSAEDDGITLSVPLLLLAQLVPGELDWTIPGWHREKLTALLEQLPRAQRKQLGPLPELVDRLAKELVPFRGPLIPALARAVSRLCDVDVSEESFRAEAVPPYLRTTLRVLDERGKELARSRDADALLEQHGGHARSVLRSAAPASDWERKGLTAWTFGELPSVVTRKVGGLEVRSYPALVDRGATVDLVLLETAAAAEAASRTGVRRLLMLAARGHVAVSAARMPQPIPSLDGAPPARGQADAFRTLVLARAVDDAFKLAPGTALPRTKAAFEALLQAGSPRIEQTAREWANAVVVTSGELAQTLAALKTASKGQSGAAAVRDIRSQLGQLFPAKLIESVPFSRLLHYPRYLRAAQARLARAVANPAKDAGKAAPFTPLWETFLTKCATVRDQDAAQELRWTFEELRVAIFAPEVTTPVSVTVAKVSAALAALR; translated from the coding sequence ATGTCCGGCGACTCACCCGCTCCTACCCTCGACGGCCTGCCCACCCTGCGCTTCCCCCCCGAGCTCCCCATCTCGAGCCGGGTGGAGGACATCACCGCGGCCATCGCCGCCCATCAGGTGGTCATCGTCGCGGGGGCCACCGGCTCGGGGAAGACGACACAGCTGCCGAAGATTCTGCTCGCCATGGGGCGCGGCCGCCCGCGCCAGATTGGTGTCACCCAGCCCCGGCGCATCGCCGCGACCAGCGTGGCGGCGCGCGTGGCGCGTGAGCTCGGCACGGAGCTGGGCACGGACGTCGGCTACCAGATTCGCTTCGAGGACCGCTCGTCCCGGAGCACGGCCGTGAAGTTCATGACCGATGGCGTCCTGCTCGCGCAGATTCACAGCGACCCGCTCCTGCGCCGCTACGACACCATCGTGCTCGACGAGGCCCACGAGCGCAGCCTCACCATCGATTTCCTGCTCGGGTGGCTCAAGCGCATCCTCCCTCGGCGCCCAGACCTCAAGGTGGTCGTGAGCTCGGCCACCATCGAGACCGAGCGCTTCTCGCAGTTCTTCGGCGGGGCTCCGGTCATCCAGGTGGAGGGCCGCACCTTTCCGGTGGACGTGCTCTACGAGCCGCCCCCCGAGGACGACGAACTCGCTGACTCCGTCGCCGATGCGGTGGCCAACATCCTCTCGCTCGACCCGGACGGGGACGTGCTCGTGTTCCTCCCAGGGGAGCGGGAGATTCGCGAGGCCGAGAACGCGCTGAACGCGCGCAACCTCCGCGGCACGGTGGTGCAGCCCCTGTATTCGCGCCTGTCGGCCTCCGAGCAGTCGCGTGTCTTCGCCTCCATCCCCGAGCGCCGGGTCATCCTCTCCACCAACGTCGCGGAGACGTCGGTCACCCTCCCGGGAATCGTGTACGTCGTGGACACGGGAGTCGCTCGCCTTTCGCGCTACGACTCTCGTTCGGGCGTCACGCGCCTGCACATCGAGCCGGTCTCGCAGGCCAGCGCCGACCAGCGCAAGGGGCGCTGTGGCCGCGTGCGTGAGGGAATCTGCGTGCGCCTCTACGACGAGGCGAGCTTCACCTCGCGGCCCGCCTTCACCGACCCGGAGATCAAACGCACGGGGCTCGCGGGGGTCATCCTGAGGATGAAGTCCCTCGGCCTCGGTGACGTCGAGGACTTTCCCTTCCTCGACCCGCCGCAGCCGAAGGCCATCGCCGAGGGTTGGCGGGTGCTGGAGGAACTCGGGGCCATCGAGGGCAAGGAGCGCACCCTGACGCCGATGGGGAACCAGCTCGCGCGCTTCCCGGTGGACCCGCGCATCGCGCGGATGATTCTCGCCGGCGCCGAGTACGGGTGCCTGGACGAGGTGCTCATCGTCGCCGCGGCGCTCAACCTGCAGGACCCGCGCGAGCGGCCACGGGAGCTCGCGCAGAAGGCGGACGCGTTGCATGTGCGCTTCCGTGACGAGCACTCGGACTTCATGGGGCTCCTCAAGCTGTGGGCCTTCGTGCGCGAGGCCGACAGCCGGGGGACGTCGCATCTGCGGCGCGTGTGCCGGGACAACTTCCTGTCCTTCCTGCGGGTGCGCGAGTGGCGGGACGTCCAGCGCCAGCTCGAGGAGACCGTTCGCGAGCTGCGCTTGCCGCGCAAGGGGCAGGGTGCTCCGGTGCGAGGGGACGTCCTGCACCAGGCGCTCCTCACTGGGCTGTTGTCTCGCATCGGCCAGTGGAACCCGGAGCAGCGCTTCTACACGGGCGCGAAGCAGACGCGCTTCATGGTCCACCCCTCGTCGGCGCTCGGGAAGAAGCCCCCGGCCTGGGTGATGGCGTTCGAGCTCGTGGAGACGTCGCAGTTGTTCGCGCGCACCGTGGCGAAGCTCGACCCGGAGTGGCTCGCGGCGGCGGCCCCTCATCTGCTCAAGCGCAGCTACTCCGAACCGCACTGGTCGGAGAAGTCCGCGCGCGCCATCGTGAAGGAGAGCGCGACCCTCTTCGGGCTCACGGTGTTCAAGGAACGCCCCGTGGCCCTGGCCAGCATGGACCCGGAGCGCGCACGGCTGATGTTCCTCGAGCACGCCCTGGTGCGGGGCGAGTACCGCACCCGTGGGGCGTTCCAGGAGAAGAACCTCCAGGTGCTCGAGCGCGTGGCGCGCCTGCGGGACAAGGCCCGGAAGAGCGAGCTGCTCGACAACGAGGCGTTGCTGTCGTTCTTCGACCAGCGTGTCCCCGCGGACGTGACGGACGGAGCGGGCTTCGAGGTCTGGCGCCGCAAGGCCGAGGCGGCCGACCCCGGTGTGCTCGTCCTCTCGATGGAGGATGCCCTCGCGTACGACCCGGGCCTGTCCCCGGCGAGCTACCCGGATGCCGTCTCCTTGCATGGCGCGTCGGTGCCGGTGACGTACACCTTCGACCCCTCGGCCGAGGATGATGGCATCACCTTGAGCGTGCCGTTGCTGCTGCTCGCCCAACTGGTCCCGGGTGAGCTCGACTGGACCATTCCGGGGTGGCATCGGGAGAAGCTCACCGCCCTGCTCGAGCAGCTCCCTCGTGCTCAGCGCAAGCAGTTGGGGCCGTTGCCGGAGCTGGTCGACCGTCTCGCGAAGGAGCTGGTGCCCTTCCGCGGGCCGTTGATTCCAGCGCTCGCGCGCGCGGTGTCCCGTCTGTGTGATGTGGACGTGTCCGAGGAGTCCTTCCGAGCGGAGGCCGTGCCGCCGTATTTGCGGACCACGCTCCGGGTGCTCGACGAGCGGGGAAAGGAACTCGCACGGAGCCGTGACGCGGACGCGCTGCTCGAGCAGCACGGGGGACATGCGCGGTCGGTGCTGCGCAGCGCGGCCCCGGCTTCGGATTGGGAGCGCAAGGGGCTGACGGCCTGGACCTTCGGGGAGCTGCCCTCCGTGGTCACCCGGAAGGTCGGAGGGCTCGAGGTCCGCAGTTATCCCGCGCTCGTCGACCGGGGTGCCACCGTGGATCTGGTGCTGCTCGAGACCGCCGCGGCTGCCGAAGCGGCCTCGCGCACGGGGGTTCGGCGGCTCCTGATGCTCGCCGCGCGCGGGCACGTGGCCGTCAGCGCCGCACGCATGCCGCAGCCCATCCCGTCCCTGGACGGCGCGCCGCCCGCGCGAGGGCAGGCTGACGCCTTCAGGACGCTCGTCCTCGCACGCGCCGTCGATGATGCGTTCAAGCTCGCACCGGGCACCGCGTTGCCCCGCACGAAGGCGGCCTTCGAGGCGCTGCTCCAAGCGGGCTCACCGCGCATCGAGCAGACGGCGCGGGAGTGGGCGAACGCGGTTGTGGTCACCTCTGGGGAGCTCGCGCAGACGCTCGCCGCGCTCAAGACGGCATCGAAGGGACAGAGTGGCGCGGCGGCCGTGCGGGACATCCGCTCGCAGCTCGGGCAGCTGTTCCCCGCGAAGCTCATCGAGTCGGTCCCCTTCTCGCGCCTGTTGCACTACCCGCGCTATCTGCGCGCGGCCCAGGCACGGCTGGCGCGTGCGGTGGCGAACCCCGCCAAGGACGCAGGAAAGGCCGCGCCCTTCACGCCCCTGTGGGAGACCTTCCTCACGAAGTGCGCCACCGTGCGTGACCAGGACGCGGCACAAGAGCTGCGGTGGACCTTCGAGGAGCTCCGAGTCGCCATCTTCGCTCCGGAGGTGACGACCCCCGTGTCGGTGACGGTGGCGAAGGTCAGCGCGGCGCTCGCGGCGCTGCGATAG
- a CDS encoding methyltransferase, with protein MDFQARLEALTHQLRPWSSLWSRSILQGWPESVAAYPEDWRAYARSLDEVGERRLDQGALVDVPPASLSALLRALEELTALPWHEGLHPLSVTQRQGLSDKKTHELERVLSLLGPRTRFIRQAVDIGGGMGHLARLCARTFGWTFHSIDRDAALQDKGRRWLARTRPSGGDTLCFIQASVEDGLQPRIDPLFSGEDRVSIGLHTCGPLALTQIRKSQGAGIVLNIGCCYDKLEVPRDYPVSGVGSAQPLLFTPHALALTTRGRPWKTDAEFARMKRVYAWRFAFHLLSKRHFPEQGFVRAGDAPQRLYDGPFGVYALDRLARLGLDTGMTDAQLDAFEVSVRAETRELLLCHLLRDRFARALEVVLLLDRAMLLEELGFQVELLQLFDPRLSPRNLALIASRSA; from the coding sequence ATGGACTTCCAGGCGCGGCTCGAGGCGCTCACGCACCAACTCCGGCCCTGGTCCTCGCTCTGGTCCCGCTCCATCCTCCAGGGATGGCCTGAGTCCGTCGCCGCCTATCCCGAGGACTGGCGGGCCTATGCCCGGTCGCTCGATGAAGTGGGCGAGCGCCGGCTGGACCAGGGGGCACTCGTGGACGTACCGCCTGCATCCCTGAGTGCGCTTCTGAGGGCACTCGAGGAGCTGACGGCGCTGCCCTGGCACGAAGGCCTTCACCCGCTCTCAGTCACGCAGAGGCAGGGGCTCAGCGACAAGAAGACCCACGAGCTCGAGCGGGTGCTCTCCCTGCTCGGGCCGAGAACGCGCTTCATCCGACAGGCGGTCGATATCGGCGGCGGCATGGGACATCTCGCCCGCCTCTGTGCGCGGACGTTCGGGTGGACCTTCCACAGCATTGATAGGGACGCCGCCTTGCAGGACAAGGGGCGACGGTGGCTGGCGAGAACCCGCCCATCGGGTGGAGACACCCTGTGTTTCATCCAGGCCTCTGTCGAGGACGGGCTCCAGCCGCGCATCGATCCGCTCTTCTCCGGCGAGGACCGGGTGTCGATAGGTCTGCACACCTGCGGGCCGCTCGCGCTGACACAAATCCGCAAGAGCCAGGGGGCGGGCATCGTCCTGAACATCGGCTGCTGCTACGACAAGCTGGAGGTCCCTCGGGACTACCCCGTCTCCGGTGTCGGGAGCGCGCAGCCGCTCCTGTTCACTCCACATGCCCTGGCGCTGACGACGCGAGGACGCCCGTGGAAGACCGACGCGGAGTTCGCGCGGATGAAGCGGGTGTACGCGTGGCGCTTCGCGTTCCATCTCCTATCGAAGCGGCACTTTCCCGAGCAGGGTTTCGTGAGAGCGGGGGACGCGCCCCAAAGGCTCTATGACGGCCCCTTCGGCGTCTACGCGCTCGACCGATTGGCGCGCCTGGGACTCGATACCGGCATGACGGATGCCCAGCTGGATGCGTTCGAGGTGTCCGTTCGCGCCGAGACGAGAGAGCTTCTGCTCTGCCATCTACTGAGGGACCGCTTCGCGAGGGCGTTGGAGGTCGTTCTCCTGCTGGATCGCGCGATGCTCCTGGAGGAGCTCGGCTTCCAGGTCGAACTCCTCCAGCTCTTCGACCCGCGACTGTCTCCTCGCAATCTCGCGCTCATCGCATCGAGGAGCGCTTGA